In Paraburkholderia sprentiae WSM5005, a genomic segment contains:
- a CDS encoding amidohydrolase family protein, translating into MRKILSNVRALHGTEQRYEPRRVDVVIEGERIAAIVPGGSATDGECIPLDDCLLVPGLINGHQHSHEHFHKGRLENLPLELWMHYVRAPRPVKLTPRQVYLRTLIGALESLRSGATTLVDDVSLGQAIDPAAVDAIFQAYEDAGIRALVGFSMMDRAIVDNFPEVDSIFPPALLAQLRAQPRPSPDAFFALLERELAHRHPQHDRVGMLIAPSAPQRCTPEFLARCRAFADTHDLPVIIHVQETRLQVVTAQAFYGKSMVMRLAELKFLRPGTSLIHAVWLSDAEIASLAQSGASVQHNPWSNLMLGSGIQPVRALLDAGVNVSLGSDGCASTVTANMLNVLGSAAAVSKIRGDDYSRWLSAAEALHAGTIGGATALGLGSKLGAIKPGYSADLVAYRADAISFTPLTDPVRQLVYAERGAAIDSVFVAGEAVMRNGRLTCVDEGALLREINVAYHALGAEFDLADESVAPLRAEMEKVYARAQLLQADWQPHTAKLPG; encoded by the coding sequence GTGCGCAAGATACTCTCTAACGTCAGGGCACTACACGGCACCGAACAGCGTTATGAGCCGCGACGCGTCGACGTCGTGATCGAAGGCGAACGCATCGCCGCTATCGTGCCGGGCGGCAGCGCGACCGACGGCGAATGCATACCGCTCGACGACTGCCTGCTGGTGCCGGGGCTCATTAACGGCCATCAACATTCGCACGAGCATTTTCACAAGGGACGGCTCGAAAACCTGCCGCTCGAGTTGTGGATGCACTACGTGCGCGCGCCGCGCCCCGTGAAGCTGACGCCGCGCCAGGTCTACTTGCGAACGTTGATTGGGGCGCTCGAATCGCTGCGCAGCGGCGCAACCACGCTCGTCGATGACGTGAGCCTCGGTCAGGCCATTGACCCCGCCGCCGTCGACGCCATCTTCCAGGCATACGAGGACGCGGGGATTCGCGCGCTCGTGGGGTTCTCGATGATGGATCGAGCGATCGTCGATAACTTCCCGGAGGTCGACAGCATTTTCCCGCCCGCGCTGCTTGCGCAACTACGTGCGCAGCCGCGGCCCTCTCCCGATGCGTTCTTCGCGCTGCTGGAACGCGAGTTGGCGCATCGCCATCCCCAGCATGATCGGGTGGGCATGCTGATCGCCCCTTCCGCACCGCAGCGCTGCACGCCAGAATTTCTGGCGCGTTGCCGCGCATTCGCCGATACGCATGATCTGCCGGTCATCATCCACGTTCAGGAAACGCGCTTGCAGGTGGTAACGGCGCAAGCCTTCTACGGCAAGTCCATGGTGATGCGCCTTGCCGAACTGAAATTTCTGCGGCCAGGTACGTCACTGATCCACGCGGTCTGGTTGTCGGATGCTGAGATCGCGAGTCTGGCTCAATCGGGTGCGAGCGTTCAGCACAACCCATGGAGCAATCTAATGCTCGGCTCCGGCATTCAACCAGTGCGAGCGCTGCTCGATGCGGGTGTCAACGTGAGTCTCGGCTCCGACGGCTGCGCGTCGACGGTCACCGCCAATATGCTCAACGTGCTTGGCAGCGCCGCAGCGGTGTCGAAGATACGCGGCGACGATTATTCGCGCTGGTTGTCCGCGGCTGAAGCGCTGCATGCGGGGACAATTGGCGGCGCGACGGCGCTCGGACTAGGCAGCAAGCTCGGTGCAATCAAGCCGGGTTATAGCGCCGACCTGGTCGCTTACCGGGCTGACGCGATCAGCTTCACGCCGTTAACCGATCCGGTGCGGCAACTGGTGTATGCCGAGCGCGGCGCCGCTATCGACAGCGTGTTTGTTGCGGGCGAGGCAGTCATGCGCAACGGACGACTCACGTGTGTCGATGAAGGCGCGCTGCTGAGGGAGATCAACGTCGCTTACCATGCACTGGGCGCGGAGTTCGACCTCGCGGATGAATCCGTCGCGCCGCTGCGCGCGGAGATGGAGAAGGTCTACGCGCGCGCCCAGCTACTGCAGGCCGACTGGCAACCTCATACGGCGAAGCTGCCCGGTTGA
- a CDS encoding amino acid ABC transporter ATP-binding protein, whose translation MSSTVTVSDLSAASAKDAAARVHEGGAATLLSIEGLHKRFGDKVILPSVTLDVGHGETVVLIGPSGSGKTTLLRCLNFLERPDGGTIRLGGQRIGLSEQGRALPEAELARQRSRFGFVFQRFNLFAHLSALDNVAAGPQRVLGLSRDAARARAQVALEKVHLAQHVNKRPAQLSGGQQQRVAIARALAMEPQMILFDEPTSALDPELVNEVLDVMRDLAAARMTMMVVTHEMSFARNVAHRVVFMDAGAIIEQGTPGDVFGRPREERTRRFLQHLHT comes from the coding sequence ATGTCTTCCACAGTTACCGTCTCTGACCTGTCCGCGGCGTCCGCTAAGGACGCCGCCGCGCGCGTGCATGAAGGGGGGGCTGCAACGCTGCTGTCCATAGAAGGGCTGCACAAGCGCTTCGGCGACAAGGTCATCCTGCCCTCCGTCACACTGGACGTCGGGCACGGCGAGACCGTGGTGCTGATCGGGCCGTCGGGTTCGGGCAAGACCACGCTGCTGCGCTGTCTCAACTTCCTGGAAAGACCGGATGGCGGCACGATCCGCCTTGGCGGCCAGCGTATCGGGTTGTCGGAGCAAGGCCGCGCGCTGCCCGAAGCCGAACTGGCGCGGCAGCGCAGCCGCTTCGGCTTCGTGTTTCAGCGCTTCAACCTGTTCGCGCATTTAAGCGCGCTGGATAACGTCGCCGCCGGCCCGCAGCGCGTGCTGGGACTCTCGCGCGACGCGGCCCGCGCTCGCGCACAAGTTGCCCTGGAAAAAGTCCACCTCGCGCAGCATGTCAACAAGCGGCCAGCGCAACTCTCGGGCGGCCAGCAGCAACGCGTGGCGATTGCCCGCGCACTCGCGATGGAGCCGCAGATGATCCTGTTCGACGAGCCGACGTCGGCGCTCGACCCGGAACTCGTCAACGAAGTGCTCGACGTGATGCGCGATCTCGCCGCGGCCCGTATGACGATGATGGTGGTGACACACGAAATGAGCTTCGCGCGCAACGTGGCGCATCGGGTGGTGTTCATGGACGCCGGCGCCATCATCGAACAAGGCACGCCCGGCGACGTCTTCGGCCGTCCGCGCGAAGAGCGCACGCGGCGCTTCCTGCAGCACCTGCACACCTGA
- a CDS encoding ABC transporter permease, which translates to MNANHRMPRDWLLVLPLGLFFIAFVGVPLLLVALISLHNDTAMTHFGFRQYMVFFGDSYNRGILWQTLWLGVATTLVTIVLGYPVAHLYVVSPPHWRRVLIVLILLPLLTSSVVRTFAWVVILGNEGLVNALLMALGHTGQPIKLLYTPLAVILSLAQIELPLMVLPLVTTLTSLDTRLPEASHALGASSWRTWWKITVPLAMPGLLSGTLLVFTGAVSAFVVQTLVGGGQLMYMPFYIYEQAIQTQNYPFAATLAVILLVSVLLVVTLLNYFGRKTRGFVHG; encoded by the coding sequence ATGAACGCGAATCACCGGATGCCGCGCGACTGGCTGCTCGTGCTGCCACTGGGCTTGTTCTTCATCGCGTTTGTGGGCGTGCCGCTGTTGCTCGTCGCGCTGATCAGCCTGCACAACGACACTGCCATGACGCATTTCGGCTTTCGCCAATACATGGTCTTCTTTGGCGACAGCTATAACCGCGGCATCCTCTGGCAAACACTCTGGCTTGGGGTTGCGACCACGCTGGTGACGATCGTGCTCGGCTATCCGGTCGCGCATCTGTACGTCGTGAGCCCGCCGCACTGGCGGCGTGTGCTGATCGTGCTGATCCTGCTGCCGCTTCTGACCAGTTCGGTGGTGCGCACGTTTGCGTGGGTCGTCATTCTCGGCAATGAGGGGCTGGTCAACGCGCTGCTGATGGCGCTCGGGCATACGGGCCAGCCGATCAAGCTCCTGTACACGCCGCTGGCGGTGATCCTCTCGCTTGCGCAGATCGAATTGCCGTTGATGGTGTTGCCGCTCGTCACCACGCTCACTTCGCTCGACACGCGCTTGCCCGAGGCGTCGCATGCGCTGGGCGCCAGCAGCTGGCGCACCTGGTGGAAGATCACCGTGCCACTTGCGATGCCGGGTCTGCTCAGCGGAACCTTGCTGGTGTTTACCGGCGCAGTCAGTGCGTTCGTGGTTCAAACCCTGGTGGGCGGCGGCCAGCTGATGTACATGCCGTTCTACATCTACGAACAGGCCATCCAGACGCAGAACTATCCGTTTGCGGCGACGCTTGCCGTGATTCTGCTGGTGAGCGTGCTGCTCGTGGTGACCTTGCTCAACTATTTCGGCCGCAAGACCAGAGGGTTTGTCCATGGCTAA
- a CDS encoding LysR family transcriptional regulator, translated as MTDQRTQRAAAGTRPDFSERDLRSLRIFCAVAQANGFAAAEKQLNMSKASISRHIRDVEETLGARLCERGPSGFVLTHAGKVALDLAREALKSLERIRPEIDAVRGVLSGTLSIGMVEHIVSDEGCHLPEALAALKEHAPDVSVELRVMTFNELDLAIRERRVQVAIRGMYRREAGFHYLPLFIERQQLYVARRRLRDAATLPLVYRSQPFVHEALNTLGMRRGPTASGLEAVAMLTLSGHYVGLLPQFYAAAFAKRQALVKVPEGPLFENRISAITEISRPRTRALDLFLDLLQQFHGSE; from the coding sequence TTGACCGATCAACGGACTCAACGAGCCGCAGCCGGGACCCGTCCCGACTTCAGCGAACGCGATTTGCGCTCGCTGCGGATCTTCTGCGCGGTCGCGCAGGCGAACGGTTTCGCCGCCGCCGAGAAACAGCTGAACATGTCGAAGGCATCGATCAGCCGCCATATCCGCGACGTCGAGGAAACGCTCGGCGCGCGGCTGTGCGAGCGAGGGCCGTCCGGCTTCGTGCTCACGCATGCTGGCAAGGTCGCACTCGATCTCGCGCGTGAGGCGCTGAAGTCGCTAGAGCGCATTCGTCCGGAGATCGACGCGGTACGCGGCGTGTTGTCCGGTACGCTATCGATCGGCATGGTCGAGCACATCGTCAGCGACGAGGGCTGTCATCTGCCCGAGGCGCTCGCCGCGCTGAAGGAGCACGCGCCGGACGTGAGCGTCGAATTGCGCGTGATGACCTTCAACGAACTCGATCTCGCGATACGCGAGCGGCGCGTGCAGGTGGCGATTCGCGGGATGTATCGGCGCGAAGCGGGCTTTCACTATCTGCCGCTGTTCATCGAGCGTCAGCAGCTGTACGTGGCGCGCCGCCGTTTGCGGGATGCGGCGACGCTGCCGCTCGTCTATCGCTCGCAACCATTCGTGCACGAGGCCCTCAACACGCTCGGTATGCGGCGCGGGCCGACGGCGTCGGGTCTTGAAGCGGTCGCGATGCTGACGCTGTCCGGGCACTATGTCGGTTTGTTGCCGCAATTCTATGCAGCCGCATTCGCAAAGCGGCAGGCGCTCGTCAAGGTGCCCGAAGGTCCGCTCTTCGAGAACAGGATTAGCGCGATCACCGAGATATCGCGGCCGCGAACGCGTGCGCTCGATCTATTTCTCGATCTGCTGCAGCAATTTCATGGCAGTGAGTGA
- a CDS encoding ABC transporter permease, with protein MANSTLAAPGVMPARRSQPGRLSFNAAMALMGGIGLLMLIGPTLIVLVTSLTSGYSLKFPPPGLSFRWYQALIFDSPEIIDDMLLSLRLAAAATACATVLAVAAAVTLARRRTLSARLLDSFFMAPLTIPSLALGLGILILFNLESAGLSFYSLLAGHIVLCAPYVLYTTSASYAQLDPALLDSSTCLGAGGWFTFRRVVLPALVPGIASGAFIAFMNSFDNVALSLFLSDARSEVLPIHLWHIIEDSLDVRAAAASGVLIIATLISMLLMERLAGLSRQFR; from the coding sequence ATGGCTAATTCCACGCTTGCCGCGCCGGGCGTCATGCCGGCGCGCCGCAGCCAGCCCGGTCGCCTGTCTTTCAATGCAGCGATGGCCCTGATGGGCGGCATCGGGCTGTTGATGCTGATCGGGCCCACGCTGATCGTCCTGGTGACGTCGCTCACGTCGGGCTACTCGTTGAAGTTTCCGCCGCCGGGACTGTCATTTCGCTGGTATCAGGCGCTGATCTTCGATTCGCCGGAGATCATTGACGACATGCTGTTGAGCCTAAGGCTCGCTGCCGCCGCGACCGCCTGCGCGACCGTGCTGGCGGTCGCCGCCGCGGTGACGCTCGCGCGCCGCCGCACGTTATCTGCGCGACTGCTCGATTCGTTTTTCATGGCGCCGCTGACCATTCCGTCGCTGGCGTTGGGGTTGGGTATCCTGATCCTGTTCAACCTCGAAAGCGCGGGGCTCTCGTTCTACAGTCTGCTCGCCGGACATATCGTGCTGTGCGCACCGTATGTGCTATACACGACGTCGGCCAGTTACGCGCAGCTCGATCCCGCGCTGCTCGACAGCTCGACATGCCTCGGCGCGGGCGGCTGGTTCACGTTCCGCCGCGTCGTACTGCCGGCGTTGGTGCCAGGCATTGCGTCGGGGGCGTTCATTGCGTTCATGAATTCATTCGATAACGTCGCGCTGTCGCTGTTCCTGTCGGACGCGCGATCTGAAGTATTGCCCATCCACCTGTGGCATATCATCGAGGACAGCCTCGACGTGCGGGCGGCCGCGGCCTCGGGTGTGCTGATTATCGCCACCTTGATTTCCATGCTGCTGATGGAGCGGCTCGCCGGCTTGTCGCGGCAGTTTCGCTAG
- a CDS encoding transporter substrate-binding domain-containing protein, protein MKNWSRRSFVRAALASGAALALPRIALAEGGTLSDIKKRGKLTVGTEAAYEPFEFVENGQIVGYGHDVLELMAAKLGVKLEQMNLPFQGLLPGLMSHKFDFVATSVGITPERARRFAFSEPVGVVRSVLLVRADDASIKRDLDIGGKTIGTQMGSSSQPVADEFEKDLKQKTGKGYAGTKLFQAYPDVSNALANKTIDVALMPSNIAAVQMKRQPNVFRIAGTIGQPKLLAWVANPGDLEIRKFINDSLDEFRTNGKLAALQTKWFGAPMDTPRSNYLPTGAI, encoded by the coding sequence ATGAAAAACTGGTCCAGACGATCTTTTGTGAGAGCGGCCCTCGCGTCGGGCGCCGCTCTGGCGCTGCCGCGGATCGCGCTCGCCGAAGGCGGCACGCTCTCCGACATCAAGAAGCGCGGCAAGCTGACGGTCGGCACCGAAGCCGCGTACGAGCCGTTCGAATTTGTCGAGAACGGGCAGATTGTCGGCTACGGCCACGACGTGCTGGAGCTGATGGCGGCGAAGCTCGGTGTCAAGCTCGAACAGATGAACCTGCCATTTCAAGGCCTGCTGCCAGGCCTGATGTCGCACAAATTCGACTTCGTCGCGACCAGCGTCGGCATTACGCCGGAGCGCGCCAGGCGTTTCGCGTTCAGCGAGCCGGTCGGTGTCGTGCGTTCAGTGCTTCTGGTGCGCGCCGACGACGCGTCGATCAAACGCGACCTCGACATCGGCGGCAAGACGATCGGCACCCAGATGGGCTCGTCTTCGCAGCCGGTTGCCGACGAGTTCGAAAAAGATCTGAAGCAAAAGACCGGTAAGGGCTACGCGGGCACCAAGCTGTTCCAGGCATATCCGGACGTATCGAACGCGCTCGCGAACAAGACCATCGACGTCGCGCTGATGCCGTCGAACATCGCCGCAGTGCAGATGAAACGCCAGCCCAACGTGTTCCGTATCGCCGGCACGATCGGCCAGCCGAAGCTGCTTGCGTGGGTCGCCAATCCGGGCGACCTCGAGATCCGCAAGTTCATCAACGATTCGCTCGACGAATTCCGCACGAACGGCAAGCTCGCCGCGTTGCAGACGAAGTGGTTCGGCGCGCCGATGGACACGCCGCGCAGCAACTATCTGCCGACCGGCGCTATCTGA
- a CDS encoding ABC transporter substrate-binding protein yields MSLIDHQRRKLLQLMGAAGAVGLSLGSPLAMAASQSLAATTFPGAWEESQRKILLPAFRKAAGVSAVLTASQAVDTLTKLVAARNNPPFDVVMMDEGPYLQGIAQGVFEPIPAARVPNLANLPARFVDPKGLGVYVSAQVYGIAYNTERVKSAPKTWNDLLKPEFKGRVGLVSLDSTLGTVWMVALAKMLGGDEDHMDPAFDYIKRLMPNVGAVAANPGALGTLFQQAQVDIACHYINNVESLKAKGVPVALARPESNWGMVRSTMNIVKNTQVADLAAAYINTALSVEVQQQMTSAPYYVAPTNTKVPFGAALAAVAHNANDMTSFVQVDWARINPRRAEYIDRFNRLVKA; encoded by the coding sequence ATGTCGCTGATCGACCACCAACGTCGCAAGCTCCTGCAACTGATGGGAGCCGCGGGGGCTGTCGGCCTGTCGCTAGGCAGCCCGCTTGCCATGGCCGCGTCCCAATCCCTCGCCGCCACCACGTTTCCCGGTGCGTGGGAAGAGTCGCAACGCAAGATCCTGTTGCCCGCGTTTCGCAAGGCTGCGGGCGTGAGCGCCGTGCTCACCGCATCGCAAGCGGTCGATACGCTGACCAAGCTGGTGGCCGCGCGCAACAACCCGCCGTTCGACGTGGTCATGATGGACGAGGGTCCCTACCTGCAGGGCATCGCGCAGGGCGTGTTCGAACCCATTCCGGCAGCCCGGGTGCCGAACCTGGCGAATCTGCCCGCGCGCTTCGTCGACCCGAAGGGTCTGGGCGTCTATGTGTCCGCGCAGGTCTATGGCATCGCGTACAACACGGAGCGCGTGAAGAGCGCGCCGAAAACCTGGAATGATCTGCTCAAGCCGGAATTCAAGGGCCGCGTCGGCCTCGTGAGTCTCGACTCCACCTTGGGCACGGTATGGATGGTGGCGCTCGCCAAGATGCTCGGCGGCGACGAGGATCATATGGACCCGGCCTTCGATTACATCAAGCGGCTAATGCCGAACGTCGGCGCGGTTGCCGCCAATCCGGGCGCACTCGGCACGCTGTTCCAGCAAGCTCAGGTGGATATTGCCTGCCACTACATCAACAATGTGGAATCGCTGAAGGCCAAGGGCGTGCCGGTGGCGCTCGCGCGCCCCGAAAGCAACTGGGGCATGGTGCGCAGCACGATGAATATCGTGAAGAACACCCAGGTGGCAGATCTCGCCGCGGCGTATATCAACACCGCGTTGAGCGTCGAAGTGCAGCAGCAGATGACGAGCGCGCCCTACTACGTCGCGCCGACCAACACGAAGGTGCCGTTTGGTGCGGCGCTCGCCGCTGTCGCTCATAACGCCAATGACATGACGTCGTTCGTGCAGGTCGACTGGGCACGCATCAATCCGCGCCGCGCTGAATATATCGACCGGTTCAACCGTCTGGTCAAGGCCTGA
- a CDS encoding amino acid ABC transporter permease, giving the protein MFDWIAKGGVMMPFLDGVVAGTALTLAASACAFVIGLALGIVLLFARISPIAPLRSLVVLWVSLIRGTPALIHMLIAYYLVPALLNISISPIAAGIAALACNTSAYTAEILRAALGTISWGQRAAGYAMGMRTAQVWRHVLLPQMIYRSIPPLTSEFTILLKASSLMSIIAVPELATVARNATLQTDLPLQVFTITAAVYFVILFLISAASRVCERRVSRMLPHGH; this is encoded by the coding sequence ATGTTCGACTGGATCGCTAAAGGCGGCGTGATGATGCCGTTCCTCGACGGCGTCGTCGCCGGCACGGCGCTCACGCTGGCCGCATCGGCCTGCGCGTTCGTGATCGGCCTTGCGCTCGGCATCGTGCTTCTGTTCGCGCGCATCTCGCCGATTGCGCCGCTGCGCTCGCTGGTCGTGCTGTGGGTTAGCCTGATCCGCGGCACGCCGGCGCTGATACACATGTTGATCGCGTATTACTTGGTGCCGGCGCTGCTCAATATTTCGATCTCGCCGATCGCCGCCGGCATCGCCGCGCTCGCGTGTAACACCAGTGCGTACACCGCCGAGATTCTGCGCGCCGCGCTCGGCACAATCTCATGGGGACAGCGGGCCGCCGGCTACGCTATGGGCATGCGCACCGCGCAGGTCTGGCGTCACGTGCTGCTGCCGCAGATGATCTACCGGTCGATTCCACCGCTCACCAGCGAATTTACGATCCTGCTGAAAGCGTCGTCGCTGATGTCGATCATCGCGGTGCCCGAACTCGCTACGGTCGCGCGCAACGCGACGCTACAAACAGATCTGCCGCTGCAGGTGTTTACGATCACCGCCGCCGTCTACTTCGTGATCCTGTTTTTGATCTCGGCCGCTTCGCGCGTGTGCGAGCGCCGCGTTTCGAGGATGTTGCCCCATGGCCATTGA
- a CDS encoding ABC transporter ATP-binding protein, with amino-acid sequence MSTPQTVVSQSKRAAAGAHLAASQARTLQTGAAVQMRGIRHRFAAVPVIEDVTLEIAAGELVALLGPSGCGKSTLLRILAGLQVQSEGEVHIGGQRVDGLAPRQRGVGIVFQNYALFPHMTVAANVAYGLEANGVARRDAAQKAMQMLEMVRMEAFAKRYPRELSGGQQQRVALARTLAVEPRILLLDEPFAALDKNLRLDMQIEVRRLQRELNITTVMVTHDQEEAMSMADRVAVLNRGRLEQYDPAVAIYDQPATPFVATFVGTANLLPVTLRVHGNQCLATFDDGTVLTVAQPGPWRDAGAALLAVRPEQWAWQLPQPGDSVRQLLATVQLAMPIGPTLVVDLQTDAGQTVKISVSRAEGADLRPGMRVALDFKPGARVRTFKAAQSSTAGV; translated from the coding sequence ATGAGCACCCCGCAGACTGTCGTTTCACAGTCGAAGCGCGCCGCAGCGGGCGCCCACCTTGCAGCTTCGCAAGCACGCACCTTGCAAACCGGTGCCGCCGTGCAGATGCGCGGCATCCGGCATCGTTTCGCCGCCGTGCCGGTGATCGAAGACGTCACGCTTGAAATTGCCGCAGGCGAACTGGTTGCGTTGCTCGGCCCATCGGGCTGCGGCAAGAGCACCCTGTTGCGCATCCTTGCCGGTCTGCAGGTTCAGTCCGAGGGTGAAGTGCATATCGGCGGGCAACGCGTGGACGGCCTCGCGCCACGCCAGCGCGGCGTGGGCATCGTCTTCCAGAACTACGCGCTGTTTCCGCACATGACGGTCGCCGCCAACGTCGCCTACGGTCTCGAAGCCAACGGCGTCGCGCGTCGGGATGCTGCTCAGAAGGCCATGCAGATGCTGGAGATGGTGCGTATGGAGGCATTTGCGAAACGCTATCCGCGCGAGTTGTCGGGTGGTCAACAGCAACGCGTCGCACTGGCCCGCACGCTTGCCGTCGAGCCGCGCATCCTGCTGCTCGACGAGCCGTTTGCGGCGCTGGACAAAAACCTGCGGCTCGATATGCAGATCGAAGTCCGCCGTCTGCAGCGCGAACTGAACATCACGACAGTGATGGTGACGCACGATCAGGAGGAGGCCATGAGCATGGCCGACCGGGTCGCGGTGCTCAATCGCGGGCGGCTCGAACAATATGACCCGGCGGTCGCGATCTACGATCAGCCCGCAACCCCCTTCGTCGCCACCTTCGTCGGCACGGCGAATCTGCTGCCGGTCACCTTGCGCGTGCACGGCAACCAGTGCCTGGCGACCTTCGACGATGGCACGGTGCTGACCGTTGCCCAGCCCGGCCCGTGGCGCGACGCCGGCGCGGCGCTGCTGGCGGTTCGCCCCGAGCAATGGGCGTGGCAGTTGCCGCAGCCCGGCGACAGCGTGCGTCAGCTGCTGGCTACAGTGCAATTGGCGATGCCTATCGGTCCCACGCTGGTGGTCGATCTGCAGACCGATGCCGGACAAACCGTGAAGATTTCCGTGTCACGCGCAGAGGGTGCCGACTTGCGCCCTGGCATGCGCGTCGCGCTCGATTTCAAGCCGGGTGCGCGAGTGCGCACGTTCAAGGCAGCGCAATCCAGTACCGCAGGTGTTTAG
- a CDS encoding amidohydrolase family protein, protein MTAPPIELDLDLLLLGATVVTMDPAQPLLHDAAIGIRGNRLAFVGRARDLPVRTRARTTRRLAGRVIVPGYVNVHTHAILTMVRGVAEDLGFAPAYTPGIPHGHDVRPDEAIALARLGALEAMLFGSTLINDSYVHADLTMDAMADLGLRVYSCGRLHDVDFSGVADGRWEYHVATGERTLNEALALAGRWHRKRNGRTGVQLAVHAPDTCSDDFLRLIAEAARTHELGVTTHLAQSRTEVNVVKKRSGKSPAQLLDEVGLLDERLVAAHCLYLDDDDIARVGRAGITVAHIPKGNATGGTMAPTPRLRAAGARIALGTDNMHADMTEVMRWALAIARIQLGEVGADWQPADALAMATHNGAHAMGLGDELGCLKTGWLADLAIFDFQRAHLTPHPNPLGTLVHTGLGRDVEMVIVDGEIVVDGGAPTRCDADAVIAAGKHAATQLWKRASA, encoded by the coding sequence ATGACTGCCCCGCCTATCGAGCTTGACCTTGACCTGTTGCTACTGGGCGCCACCGTCGTGACGATGGACCCGGCTCAACCGCTGTTGCACGATGCGGCCATCGGCATTCGCGGCAACCGGCTCGCCTTTGTCGGCCGCGCGCGGGATCTGCCGGTGCGCACACGCGCGCGGACCACGCGCCGGCTCGCCGGACGCGTCATCGTGCCCGGCTACGTGAACGTCCATACCCACGCCATTCTGACAATGGTGCGCGGCGTCGCCGAAGACCTGGGCTTCGCGCCCGCCTACACGCCGGGGATTCCCCACGGCCATGACGTGCGCCCAGACGAGGCTATCGCGCTGGCGCGTCTTGGCGCGCTCGAAGCGATGCTGTTCGGCTCGACGCTGATCAACGACAGCTACGTCCACGCCGATCTGACCATGGATGCCATGGCTGACCTCGGCCTGCGGGTGTATTCATGCGGTCGCCTGCACGACGTCGATTTCTCCGGCGTCGCGGACGGACGCTGGGAATACCATGTCGCGACCGGCGAGCGCACGCTCAACGAAGCACTGGCGCTGGCCGGGCGCTGGCATCGCAAGCGCAACGGGCGCACGGGCGTCCAACTCGCCGTTCATGCGCCCGACACCTGCTCCGACGACTTTCTGCGTCTGATCGCCGAGGCGGCACGTACGCATGAGCTCGGCGTGACGACTCACCTTGCGCAAAGCCGCACCGAAGTCAACGTGGTGAAGAAGCGTTCGGGCAAGAGTCCCGCGCAGTTGCTAGACGAGGTCGGGCTGCTCGACGAAAGGCTCGTGGCAGCGCACTGTCTGTATCTGGACGACGACGACATCGCACGCGTCGGACGGGCCGGCATCACGGTGGCGCACATCCCCAAGGGCAACGCGACGGGCGGCACCATGGCGCCCACGCCGCGTCTGCGCGCCGCCGGCGCGCGCATTGCATTAGGCACCGACAACATGCACGCGGATATGACCGAGGTCATGCGCTGGGCGCTGGCCATCGCGCGCATCCAGTTGGGCGAAGTCGGCGCGGACTGGCAACCCGCCGATGCGCTCGCCATGGCGACGCACAACGGCGCGCACGCTATGGGGCTTGGCGACGAACTCGGCTGCCTCAAGACAGGCTGGCTCGCCGACCTCGCCATATTCGATTTCCAGCGCGCCCATCTGACTCCGCACCCCAATCCGTTGGGCACGCTGGTGCACACGGGACTTGGGCGCGATGTCGAGATGGTCATCGTGGACGGGGAGATCGTGGTGGACGGCGGCGCCCCCACCCGTTGCGATGCCGATGCCGTCATCGCGGCTGGAAAGCACGCCGCCACGCAACTATGGAAAAGGGCCAGCGCATGA